A window from Carassius gibelio isolate Cgi1373 ecotype wild population from Czech Republic chromosome B3, carGib1.2-hapl.c, whole genome shotgun sequence encodes these proteins:
- the LOC127952610 gene encoding gastrula zinc finger protein XlCGF7.1-like: MRDPEPGRIKHTEDTQEETELIEEDEENEEFSETEKNNHVKNGEQHLSCSQTKQRDLMKRKAKKSFTCTQCGKSFSFKHHLVLHVRVHTGEKPFTCDQCGKSFTRSENLKDHMNIHTGEKPHKCSHCDKRFSRSGDMNRHKVVHTGEKLHICDECGKSFALKQQFKAHVRVHTGEKPYKCLYCNKRFSQSGNLKTHKRIHTGEKPYHCTECGKCFNHSVSLHSHTKNYHSK; this comes from the exons ATGAGAGATCCAGAACCCGGCAgaatcaaacacactgaagataCTCAAGAAGAAACAG agttgattgaagaagatgaagaaaatGAAGAATTCAGCGAAACCGAAAAGAATAATCATGTCAAAAATGGAGAACAACATTTGAGTtgctctcaaaccaaacagagagatttaatgaaaagaaaagccaagaaatctttcacctgcactcagtgtggaaagagtttctcaTTCAAACATCATCTTGTGCTTCAcgtgagagttcacactggagagaaaccattcacttgtgatcaatgtgggaagagtttcacacgttCAGAAAACCTTAAGgatcacatgaacatccacactggagagaaacctcacaagtgttcacactgtgacaagagattcagtcggtcaGGAGACATGAACAGACACAAGGTAGTCCACACAGGAGAGAAACTGCACATATGTGAtgagtgcgggaagagttttgcACTAAAACAACAATTTAAGGCACATgtgagagttcatactggagagaaaccgtacaagTGTTTATACTGtaacaagagattcagtcagtcggGAAACCTGAAGACACacaagaggatccacactggagagaaaccgtatcactgcactGAATGTGGGAAGTGTTTCAATCATTCAGTTTCTTTACACAGTCATACAAAAAACTATCACAGCAAGTAG